In Klebsiella aerogenes, the DNA window CAAGCAACAGATAATCAAGCAGCGCGGTGATCACCGGCACCAGGTAAAACAGGCTGGTAACGTTGACGATATTACCCGCGCTCAGCAGCCGGTACAGCAGCAGTTGCGCCACCACTGAGATGAGCAAACCGAGGAACAGTACCGGAATAATGAAACCGACGTTGAACTCAAGATGGAAGCCGCTCACCGGCGCCATCACCAGACACAGCAGCAGGCTGACAACATATTGCAGCGGCAGCACGTCCACCGGCGCCTGGCGGCTGCGTTTTTGCAGGATCGCGCCAAATGTCATCAGCAGCAGCGCCGCCAGCGCAAACAGCATACCGCTTATCGCCATCTGCGATGCCGCGAGGCTACGCCACACCAGCAGGATCAGCCCCGCCAGCGCGATCAGCAACCCCAGCAGCCGCCGCCCCTGCAGGCGCCGTTCCACCACGCAGAGCGTCAGGATCGGTTGAATTCCCATGATGGTGGCAATCAGCCCCGGCGTCACGCCATTGGCCATCGCTTCAAAGTAGCAGACGGAATAACCGCCGATCAGCATAAAGCCGGTCGCCGCCACCTGCCGCCGGGTGCCTGGCGCCGGTAGCCAGCGCTTACGCCACAGCATGAAAGGAAGCAGCGCGGCCAGCGCGACCAGAAAGCGGACGATTAATAACGCCATCGGCGAAGCGTGGTCTAATCCCCAGCGGGTAAAAATCGCCGCGCTGCCCCACAGCAGAACAAAAATAGCCGTTGCCGCCTGTGAGGCCAGCAATGCATAACGAGAGTGCATAAAGACTCCAGATTTCTGAATTTAAACAATGGAATAGCCGTTAGTTTGACGACTATCGACAATGGCGGAGCTTAAACTCCGGACACAACCACGTCAGAAATCGGAGGCGGAGGACAGGTACAGGAAAACAGACGACGACGCAGCGACGCCACTCGCCCTGCCAGAAGATCGGCACGGGAGAAATGTGGTCCTGAGAGTACATGGGTCATCATCGGTCGCCCTGTTGAAAGAAGTTTATGCACACTAGCATGCCCAACATTCTGTTTACAATACTCAATTTCAGGCTGTCCCGCCGACGCCCATCGCCAACAGAACCAGTAGCAATAAGAGTGGATAGATCCGCGCATGCCAGCGATCTGGCCATTTCGCCAGCCAGCGCGACGCCGCACGCAGCCCCAGCCAGCTCCCGGCCACCAGCAACCCGGCCGCCAGCCACCAAATATTGCCGATAAAGCCGGACGGCAGCGCCACGGGTGACGTCATCAGCAGCCACGTTAAAGAAGCGGTCGCCGCCAGCGGCAGCGTCAGCAAATTGGCCATTGCTGCGGCTTGCGCCATCGTCGCGCCGCGGCGGCGCATCAGCGGCACGGTCATCACGCTGCCGCCAACGCCGAGGAATGCCGCAATCAGGCCAATCCCCCCGCCGAGGGTAAACTCTTGCCCCACGTTCGCCTGCGCACGCCGTGATGGCGGCGCCATAAAACCGGGACGGAGATAGCAATCCGCAATGGTCGCTGCCAGATAGAAGATAAACAGCCAGCGGATCCACTCGCCGTTGACCCGCAGCGCCAGCGCCGCGCCAACGATGCCGCCAATGGCAATCCCGGCGAGTATCGGCAGCAGAGGACGCCAGTTGACCGTCCCGGCAAGCAGATGCCGCCCACTGGCCAGTAGCGAAGTACACAGCATCACCAGCGCTGAGGTCGCCACCGCGATTTGCATCGCCTGCCCGCCCACATCGCTCGCCGCCCACTGATGGCTCAGCAACAGGTAAAGCAACGGCACGGTGACAAAACCGCCGCCGAAACCGAACAGCCAGGTGGTCACCCCGGATAGCAACCCACACGCAAAAAGTCCGTAAATCATCTGCCATTCCTCCATTCAGAGAGGTAACGATATAGAATAGTGAAATGGCTGACTTACGATTAAAGGCCAATTTCTTACGATTTTCAGCCAGGAGGCAGCAGGTGCGTAATATTGCGATTAACGAAGTCGATCATCTTCCACGCCGGGTGTTGGGTTTGGGTAGCGACTACCCGCCAGACACGCTTTTGCCGCGCCACCACCACCGGCGGGCGCAGTTTCTGTATGCGATGAACGGGTTAATGAAAGTAGAAACCGATGATGGACAGTGGCTGGTGCCGCCGTTCAGCGGCGTGTGGATCCCGGCGACCAAGCCGCACCGCGTGTGGATGCCGGGCGTCAGCACCCATAGTCTGTATATTGAGCCACAGGATGCGCCGCGCGACAGCCCGCGCTGCGAAGTACTACAGGTTTCACCGCTGCTGCATCAGCTCCTGCTAGCCGCCTGCCAGCTGCCCCTACTGTATGAAGAGCATGGCCATGATGCGGCGCTAATTGCGTTACTGATGCTGGAACTTAAAGCCGCCTCGCCGCTGCCCATGTTCACCCCATTGCCGCAACATCCTCATCTGGCAGAACTGTGCAGCGCCTTTTTACGCCAGCCGGATATTCACAGTACGCCGGAACAGTGGGCGAAAGAGAGCAATAAAAGCCTGCGTACCTTCAACCGGCACTTTCTGCAGGAGACTGGGATGGCGTTTCGCGACTGGCGTAATAAAGCCTGCCTGATGTACGCCCTCACCGCTCTGCGCGAAGGCCGCAGCATTACCGATGTGGCGCTGAGTCTGGGTTATGAATATCCGGCGGCCTTTACCGCGATGTTTCGTAAAACGATGGGTTATGCGCCGGCAACGTTTATCCGCCGTCTTAAAGAAGGCCATCTTAAATAAGCGCCAGGCAAATAAGAATATACTGATTCAGAGTTGTTATATTTTGATTTATGTAGCAATAATTTATTAATAAACAAGATACTCAGCACAGACTTCTTTTACATCTTGCGCATTTCGTTACTCGCGAATTGATGACTTTTGTGCGTAAGTTTTCGTAAATTTTGAGTTTAATCATTCTGACGTTTCAGTGAATACGTTATAAAAGGCGACGGCCGATCCCTAACATGAAAATAACGATATGAAGCCCAGACTCTCCCATGCTTTATTGTTGGTTCCTTTATTGATTTTGGCAGGATGTTCATCTTCACCGAAAAAACCGCCCACGGCGGTGGCGCAACATCACTATGAGCCGATCGACGGCGGCTCCGACGACCTCATCCCGGTACTGGCCGCTTTGCACGACCAGATGCACACCTGGGACGGCACCCCCTATGAATGGGGTGGTACCGACCAGAGCGGCGTAGACTGCTCTGGCTTTGTCTGGCGCACGTTGAAGGACCGTTTCAACCTGCCAATGGACCGTGTGACCACCGGCGATCTCCTGCATATGGGCGTGCGCGTCAACAAACAGCAGCTGCGCCCTGGCGATTTAGTCTTCTTCCGGATCCACGGCGGTATGCACGTGGGTTTCTACGATACCGACCACAATTTCCTACACGCTTCCGCCAGCCAGGGCGTGATGCGTTCGTCATTGGATAATCCGTACTGGAATCGCGTATTTTATCAGGCGCGCCGATTGCCGAAAGAATATAACGCGCAGATAACGATGAACGATGACAATCTGCATCTGGCGAAAAATCGCTAATCGCCAATAAATAAAAACCGCGACGCTCAGGCCGCGGTTTTCTTTTTCTGAGCACTCAGCGTTATTAGAACTGATAGGTCATACCCAGCGCGACGATGTCGTCATCGTTGATACCGAGTTTATTATCGCTCTTCAGCTGGTTGATTTTGTAATCGACGAAGGCGTTCATGTTTTTGTTGAAGTAGTAGGTCAGGCCGAGATCAATATAGTTGACCAGATCTTCGCTACCGATGCCTTCAATATCTTTGCCTTTCGACAGCACATAGCCCAGAGACGGACGCAGACCGAAATCGAACTGGTACTGCGCGACCGCTTCAAAGTTCTGCGCTTTATTAGCAAAACCGCCGCTGATCGGGGTCATCTTGCGGGTTTCGGAGTACATCGTCGCCAGATAGATATTGTTGGCGTCATACTTCAGGCCGGTCGCCCAGGCTTCCGCTTTCGAACCCTGGCCGCGAGCCAGCAGGTTCTGATCGTTGGTACGGTCAGAGCTGGTATAAGCTGCGCTGACGGCGAAATCGCTGCCGCCGAAGTCATAGCTTAAAGAGGTACCAAAGCCGTCGCCGTTCTGTTTCTTCGCGTCGCGGCCTTCGTTTTTACCCTGATACTGCAGGGTCATACCCAGACCATCCACCAGGCCGAAGAAGTCGGTATTGCGATAAGTCGCGAGGCCACTGGCGCGTTTGGTCATGAAGTTATCGGTCTGCGCGGAAGAGTCGCCGCCGAATTCCGGGAACATATCGGTCCAGGCTTCAACATCGTACAGCGCGCCAAGGCTACGGCCGTAGTCGAATGAACCAAAGTCTTTTAACTTCACGCCAGCAAACGCCAGACGGGTTTTCTGCGAGGAGTCGCTTTCGGTTTTGTTGCCGGAGAACTCAGATTCCCAGCGGCCATAACCGGTCAGTTGATCGTTGATCTGCGTTTCGCCTTTGATACCAAAACGAACGTAGGTCTGGTCGCCATCCTTGCTGTCGTAATCGCTGAAGTAGTGCATCGCACGGACTTTGCCGTACACGTCCAGCTTATTACCATCTTTATTGTAAACTTCCGCTGCCTGTGTAGCCGTAGAAGCAACAACACCCATCATCATTAATGCCAGTGAACGCTTTTTCATTATGTGGTCCTGGTGATTTATTTATACGCGCTAATCAATTCCGGGCGAAGCCCTGTGAAAAACAGGAGGTTTTTTAACGCTGCAGTATTAAAAATTTATGACAAAATGGAACTTTTTATAAAAAAGAGTGTTTAAATGTTTCCATCATAAATTTGTCACCTTCCCTACGCAGAATGCCCGATCCGCGCAATAAAATGGCTTGACCAATACGCCAGGAGTTGGCAATCGGCCTCACTCCTGTTACAACATCAGCTCGATCTCGATATTCCTTTTGAACGGCAGAAAATCATGAGTGATAGCCAGACGCTGGTGGTAAAACTGGGCACCAGTGTTTTAACGGGCGGATCCCGCCGCCTGAACCGCGCCCATATCGTTGAGTTAGTGCGCCAGTGCGCGCAGCTGCACGCGATGGGGCACCGCATTGTGATTGTGACTTCCGGGGCGATTGCCGCCGGGCGTGAACACCTCGGCTACCCTGAACTGCCCGCCACCATTGCCTCGAAACAGCTGCTGGCGGCAGTCGGCCAAAGCCGTCTTATCCAGCTGTGGGAACAGCTCTTCTCTATTTACGGCATTCACGTCGGCCAGATGCTGCTGACCCGCGCCGATATGGAAGATCGCGAGCGCTTCCTGAACGCCCGCGATACCCTGCGTGCGCTGCTGGATAACAACATTGTGCCGGTTATCAATGAGAATGACGCCGTCGCCACCGCTGAAATCAAAGTCGGCGATAACGACAACCTTTCCGCGCTGGCGGCGATCCTCGCGGGTGCCGATAAGCTGCTGCTGCTGACCGATCAGCCAGGCCTCTTTACCGCTGACCCACGCAACAACCCGCAAGCCGAGTTGATTAAAGATGTCTACGGCATCGACGACGCGTTACGCGCCATTGCCGGCGATAGCGTATCCGGCCTCGGCACCGGCGGTATGGGCACCAAACTGCAGGCGGCGGACGTGGCCTGCCGCGCGGGTATCGATACCATTATCGCCGCCGGTAACCGCCCGGACGTTATCGGCCACGCGATGGAAGGTCTGCCGGTCGGCACCTGCTTCCACGCCCAGCAATCGCCGCTGGAGAACCGCAAACGCTGGATCTTCGGCGCGCCGCCGGCCGGTGAAATCACCGTCGACGCGGGCGCGACTCAGGCTATTCTGGAAAGAGGAAGCTCATTGCTGCCAAAAGGTATCAAAACCGTCAGCGGTAATTTCTCCCGCGGCGAAGTTATCCGTATCCGCAGTAGCGAAGGCCGCGATATCGCCCATGGCGTCAGCCGCTATAACAGCGATGCCCTGCGCCTTATCGCCGGACAGCACTCGCAACAAATCGATGCCATCCTCGGCTATGAATACGGCCCGGTGGCCGTCCATCGTGACGATATGATCACCCGTTAAGGAGCTGAAAATGCTGGAACAAATGGGCATTGCGGCCAAAGCGGCCTCTTACCAACTCGCGCTGCTCTCCAGCCGCGAGAAAAACCAGGTTCTGAATAAGATTGCGGATTATCTGCAAGCGCAAACCGAGGATATTCTGCGCGCCAATGCCGAGGATCTGACGGAAGCCCGCGCCAATGGCCTGAGCGAAGCGATGCTCGACCGTCTGGCGCTGACGCCAGAACGGCTGCGCGGCATTGCCGACGATGTACGCCAGGTGTGCAGCCTGGCGGATCCGGTCGGCCAGGTGATCGATGGCGGCCTGCTGGATAGCGGCCTGCGTATCGAACGCCGTCGCGTCCCATTAGGCGTGATCGGGGTGATTTATGAAGCGCGTCCGAATGTCACCCTCGACGTCGCCTCGTTGTGCCTGAAGACCGGCAATGCGGCGATCCTGCGCGGCGGTAAAGAGACCTGGCGCACCAACGCCGCGACGGTGAAAGTGATTCAGCAGGCGCTGCAGGAGTGCGGCCTGCCAGCCGCGGCCGTGCAGGCCATCGAAAGCCCGGATCGCGCGCTGGTTGGCGAGATGCTGAAGATGGATAAATACATCGATATGCTGATCCCACGCGGCGGCGCAGGTTTGCATAAGCTGTGCCGCGAGCAGTCGACGATCCCGGTGATCACCGGCGGTATCGGCGTGTGTCATATTTTTGTCGACGACTCGGCCGAGATCGAACCGGCGCTGAAGATCATCGTTAACGCCAAAACCCAGCGCCCGAGTACCTGCAACACCACCGAAACGCTGCTGGTACACCGCAATATCGCCGACACCTTCCTGCCTGCGCTGAGCAAACAGATGGCGGAGAGCGGCGTAACTCTGCACGCCGACCCAACCGCCCTACCCGTGCTGCAAAACGGCCCGGCGAAGGTTGAACCGGTAAAAGCGGAGCAGTATGACGATGAGTACCTGTCGCTGGATCTGAATGTTAAAATCGTAGCCGATCTCGATGAAGCGATTGCTCATATTCGCGAGCACGGCACCCAGCATTCCGATGCCATTCTGACGCGTACCCTGAGCCACGCGAACCGCTTTATCAACGAAGTGGACTCATCTGCGGTATACGTTAACGCCTCTACCCGCTTCACCGACGGCGGCCAGTTCGGCCTCGGCGCAGAAGTCGCGGTCAGCACCCAGAAGCTGCATGCCCGCGGCCCGATGGGCCTGGAGGCGCTGACGACCTATAAGTGGGTTGGCTTCGGCGACGATACCATTCGTGCTTAACGCTAAGCGGGTGATGCAAAAGTAGCCGTTTGATTCGAAAGGGCATTGACGCATCACTCACTTAGTTTTAACCTTCTACCCCGTGCTTCACACAGGTGAAGACGTCCTTTCAGGGCCGATATAGCTCAGTTGGTAGAGCAGCGCATTCGTAATGCGAAGGTCGTAGGTTCGACTCCTATTATCGGCATCAACACAACAAATCCCATTAAAAACAATAACTTAAAGAGGTTTTTGCTCTTAAGCTACGATCTTCTTTTAAGGGATTCTTTGACCAACAGTTGCCGCTATGGTTAACAGTGGCTATTCAGGGATGTTAGCACGTAGCGGCCTGTAGTTGTAAAGCTCGAACAGGTATAAAGCGTGAACGGGGCCGATGCTCGGTGAACCATTGGTTCATTCGATAATTTTTATCGTAGGGTTGTAACCTGCTTATTATCGAACCGGATAACAGTCCACATGAACCGCTATCAACTCGAAGCTGATGACGCTGCCAACGTCTTTAATCAATCCCGCAACTTTTAACCGTTCCACACTTAGCGCGGTGTCCCGTAACAGCCTGTCGTGATGACACGCCACGGATAAACGAGCAAATGATGGGAATCCTAACTAGTCCGGGAAAGGGGCTGGCTCTCTCGTGGTGTTCACCGTGCCATAAACTAACGGTACTCGATAAGAGAACGGTTAACTGACAAACAC includes these proteins:
- a CDS encoding DMT family transporter, whose product is MHSRYALLASQAATAIFVLLWGSAAIFTRWGLDHASPMALLIVRFLVALAALLPFMLWRKRWLPAPGTRRQVAATGFMLIGGYSVCYFEAMANGVTPGLIATIMGIQPILTLCVVERRLQGRRLLGLLIALAGLILLVWRSLAASQMAISGMLFALAALLLMTFGAILQKRSRQAPVDVLPLQYVVSLLLCLVMAPVSGFHLEFNVGFIIPVLFLGLLISVVAQLLLYRLLSAGNIVNVTSLFYLVPVITALLDYLLLGNRLPWAAMIGMLAILGGIMLVFRAPKASVA
- the phoE gene encoding phosphoporin PhoE, producing the protein MKKRSLALMMMGVVASTATQAAEVYNKDGNKLDVYGKVRAMHYFSDYDSKDGDQTYVRFGIKGETQINDQLTGYGRWESEFSGNKTESDSSQKTRLAFAGVKLKDFGSFDYGRSLGALYDVEAWTDMFPEFGGDSSAQTDNFMTKRASGLATYRNTDFFGLVDGLGMTLQYQGKNEGRDAKKQNGDGFGTSLSYDFGGSDFAVSAAYTSSDRTNDQNLLARGQGSKAEAWATGLKYDANNIYLATMYSETRKMTPISGGFANKAQNFEAVAQYQFDFGLRPSLGYVLSKGKDIEGIGSEDLVNYIDLGLTYYFNKNMNAFVDYKINQLKSDNKLGINDDDIVALGMTYQF
- the proA gene encoding glutamate-5-semialdehyde dehydrogenase; this encodes MLEQMGIAAKAASYQLALLSSREKNQVLNKIADYLQAQTEDILRANAEDLTEARANGLSEAMLDRLALTPERLRGIADDVRQVCSLADPVGQVIDGGLLDSGLRIERRRVPLGVIGVIYEARPNVTLDVASLCLKTGNAAILRGGKETWRTNAATVKVIQQALQECGLPAAAVQAIESPDRALVGEMLKMDKYIDMLIPRGGAGLHKLCREQSTIPVITGGIGVCHIFVDDSAEIEPALKIIVNAKTQRPSTCNTTETLLVHRNIADTFLPALSKQMAESGVTLHADPTALPVLQNGPAKVEPVKAEQYDDEYLSLDLNVKIVADLDEAIAHIREHGTQHSDAILTRTLSHANRFINEVDSSAVYVNASTRFTDGGQFGLGAEVAVSTQKLHARGPMGLEALTTYKWVGFGDDTIRA
- a CDS encoding NlpC/P60 family protein yields the protein MKPRLSHALLLVPLLILAGCSSSPKKPPTAVAQHHYEPIDGGSDDLIPVLAALHDQMHTWDGTPYEWGGTDQSGVDCSGFVWRTLKDRFNLPMDRVTTGDLLHMGVRVNKQQLRPGDLVFFRIHGGMHVGFYDTDHNFLHASASQGVMRSSLDNPYWNRVFYQARRLPKEYNAQITMNDDNLHLAKNR
- a CDS encoding sulfite exporter TauE/SafE family protein yields the protein MIYGLFACGLLSGVTTWLFGFGGGFVTVPLLYLLLSHQWAASDVGGQAMQIAVATSALVMLCTSLLASGRHLLAGTVNWRPLLPILAGIAIGGIVGAALALRVNGEWIRWLFIFYLAATIADCYLRPGFMAPPSRRAQANVGQEFTLGGGIGLIAAFLGVGGSVMTVPLMRRRGATMAQAAAMANLLTLPLAATASLTWLLMTSPVALPSGFIGNIWWLAAGLLVAGSWLGLRAASRWLAKWPDRWHARIYPLLLLLVLLAMGVGGTA
- a CDS encoding helix-turn-helix transcriptional regulator codes for the protein MRNIAINEVDHLPRRVLGLGSDYPPDTLLPRHHHRRAQFLYAMNGLMKVETDDGQWLVPPFSGVWIPATKPHRVWMPGVSTHSLYIEPQDAPRDSPRCEVLQVSPLLHQLLLAACQLPLLYEEHGHDAALIALLMLELKAASPLPMFTPLPQHPHLAELCSAFLRQPDIHSTPEQWAKESNKSLRTFNRHFLQETGMAFRDWRNKACLMYALTALREGRSITDVALSLGYEYPAAFTAMFRKTMGYAPATFIRRLKEGHLK
- the proB gene encoding glutamate 5-kinase, with amino-acid sequence MSDSQTLVVKLGTSVLTGGSRRLNRAHIVELVRQCAQLHAMGHRIVIVTSGAIAAGREHLGYPELPATIASKQLLAAVGQSRLIQLWEQLFSIYGIHVGQMLLTRADMEDRERFLNARDTLRALLDNNIVPVINENDAVATAEIKVGDNDNLSALAAILAGADKLLLLTDQPGLFTADPRNNPQAELIKDVYGIDDALRAIAGDSVSGLGTGGMGTKLQAADVACRAGIDTIIAAGNRPDVIGHAMEGLPVGTCFHAQQSPLENRKRWIFGAPPAGEITVDAGATQAILERGSSLLPKGIKTVSGNFSRGEVIRIRSSEGRDIAHGVSRYNSDALRLIAGQHSQQIDAILGYEYGPVAVHRDDMITR